The Gemmatimonadota bacterium genome has a segment encoding these proteins:
- a CDS encoding aspartate/glutamate racemase family protein, with the protein MTKKLGLVGGISWVSTIDYYRIINEGVNARLGGLNFAECAIVSVNFADFVRNNTAGDWDATADLLATAAEQLKAAGAEGIVLCANTAHAVADQVGQRVGLPLIHVGDATAAAIRARGLTRVGLLGTQFTMELPFYRERLQAHGIEMLVPDTQSERDFIQATIRDELGRGVILAETKRRYLQAIDDLLARGAEGIILGCTELPLILSQADLAVPVFDTTRIHAEAAVEFALSS; encoded by the coding sequence ATGACGAAGAAGCTCGGACTGGTCGGCGGCATCAGTTGGGTCTCGACCATCGACTATTACCGCATCATCAACGAAGGCGTGAATGCCCGGCTCGGCGGACTGAACTTCGCCGAATGCGCCATCGTGTCCGTGAACTTCGCGGACTTCGTGCGGAACAACACCGCAGGCGACTGGGACGCGACGGCGGACCTGCTGGCGACCGCGGCCGAGCAGCTGAAGGCCGCCGGCGCAGAGGGGATCGTCCTCTGTGCCAACACAGCGCACGCCGTGGCCGATCAGGTTGGGCAGCGGGTCGGGCTGCCGTTGATCCACGTCGGCGACGCCACCGCGGCGGCCATCCGGGCCCGGGGCCTGACCCGCGTCGGGCTGCTCGGCACGCAGTTTACGATGGAGTTGCCGTTCTACCGGGAGCGGCTCCAGGCCCATGGCATCGAGATGCTGGTCCCCGACACACAGTCCGAGCGCGATTTCATTCAGGCCACGATCCGCGATGAGCTCGGCCGCGGGGTGATCCTTGCCGAGACGAAGCGCCGATACCTGCAGGCGATCGACGACTTGCTTGCCCGCGGCGCCGAGGGGATCATCCTTGGTTGCACCGAGCTGCCGTTGATTCTCAGCCAGGCGGACCTCGCCGTGCCGGTGTTCGACACGACCCGGATTCATGCCGAGGCGGCGGTCGAGTTCGCGCTCTCGTCCTGA
- a CDS encoding insulinase family protein, with product MRTVQLDEALFRTDLPNGLVVVTERLPGVRSAAAGIWVRTASGHETPAKMGVSHLLEHMVFKGTERRSAREIALALETRGGSLDAYTSRDHTSYQAHVLDADLPLALDVLTDLVRRPLLRDSDLSLERNVVLEELNGVKDTPDDLVFELFGETIWPSHPYGYSILGTAETVGALQVADLRAVHAEGYYPGNAVIAVAGNITHEQVLGLLEREGWFAGDARAPRPVVVPVPARRGIARVETDDLQQVHVVLGTDTVGSADQRRWGIALLTTALGGGMSSRLFQRVREELGLCYAVYAWHTHYRATGVFGVYVGTQPSTAEQAVAAIDTELTHLASEGLPAGELADAKSQLQGQVMLALEGTSSRMHRLASHVLQEEPYRPLDEVLGLIAGVTLEETAALAAEFLTPARMTSVRLGPRH from the coding sequence GTGCGTACCGTCCAACTCGACGAAGCGCTCTTCCGCACCGACCTGCCCAACGGCCTCGTGGTCGTCACCGAACGCCTTCCCGGTGTTCGGTCGGCGGCCGCGGGGATCTGGGTTCGCACCGCCAGTGGGCACGAGACCCCCGCGAAGATGGGCGTGTCGCACCTGCTGGAACACATGGTCTTCAAGGGAACCGAACGGCGCAGCGCGCGCGAGATTGCTCTCGCGCTCGAGACGCGGGGCGGTTCCCTCGATGCGTACACCTCCCGCGACCACACCTCGTATCAGGCGCACGTCCTCGACGCCGACCTGCCGCTGGCGCTCGATGTCCTGACCGACCTGGTCCGGCGTCCCCTGCTGCGCGACAGCGACCTGAGCCTCGAACGAAACGTCGTGCTCGAGGAGCTCAACGGCGTCAAGGACACGCCCGACGACCTCGTGTTCGAGTTGTTCGGCGAGACGATCTGGCCCTCGCATCCCTACGGCTACTCGATTCTCGGGACCGCGGAGACGGTTGGTGCGTTGCAGGTGGCCGATCTCCGGGCGGTGCACGCCGAGGGGTACTACCCCGGCAATGCCGTGATTGCCGTGGCCGGCAACATCACCCACGAACAGGTCCTCGGCCTGCTGGAGCGGGAAGGATGGTTCGCGGGCGATGCGCGTGCGCCCCGGCCTGTGGTGGTGCCGGTCCCGGCTCGTCGCGGCATCGCGCGGGTCGAGACCGACGACCTGCAGCAGGTCCACGTCGTGCTCGGCACCGACACCGTCGGTTCCGCCGACCAGCGTCGCTGGGGGATTGCCCTGTTGACTACGGCCCTCGGCGGCGGAATGTCGAGCCGGTTGTTCCAGCGCGTGCGTGAGGAGCTGGGGCTCTGCTACGCGGTCTACGCCTGGCATACCCATTACCGCGCGACCGGCGTCTTCGGCGTGTATGTCGGGACCCAGCCGAGCACGGCCGAGCAGGCGGTCGCGGCGATCGACACGGAACTGACGCACCTTGCGTCGGAGGGGCTTCCGGCCGGAGAATTGGCGGACGCCAAGAGCCAGCTGCAGGGGCAGGTCATGCTGGCGCTGGAGGGAACGTCGAGCCGGATGCATCGCTTGGCGTCGCATGTCCTGCAGGAAGAACCCTACCGCCCGCTCGACGAGGTCCTTGGCCTCATCGCGGGCGTCACGCTCGAGGAGACGGCGGCGCTGGCCGCCGAATTCCTCACCCCGGCGCGGATGACTTCTGTCCGCCTCGGCCCACGTCACTGA
- a CDS encoding MgtC/SapB family protein has product MLEPLVIPATDGLQAALRLGIAGLIGLAAGIEREWSGHATGPAARFAGMRTFLILGLCGGVAGVLAAADLSGLGAVLLVGGVGLVVAAYVLAMRNPKADADGTTEAAALVILALGLLAGIGQLALASGAGALVVLVLGEKRRLHGMVAKVGEAELQAAARFAVMALVILPILPTAPLPFGGDISARGLWTLVLLFSGINFAGYLARRAVGPERGYGLAGLLGGFISSTLVTMQFARRSRDEEAHAGALALGVIAACTVLPVRLLAILGVLAPAVGEAALPYLIPPAVVGAVVVAVAFRRTKGGGEAAEDDASPLHVVASVRMAVLFWFALIGIEYLERQWGSTGVYTSAVLLGLTDMDALTVAMARLGGAPTMAEVAATGVAIGVLSNTAFKLGLGVVLGSPAFRTRLVLGLLVLGAVMGVGVGGVVGDSMIDDR; this is encoded by the coding sequence GTGCTCGAGCCACTCGTCATACCCGCGACCGACGGTCTCCAGGCAGCACTCCGCCTGGGGATCGCCGGATTGATCGGTTTGGCGGCGGGCATCGAACGCGAGTGGTCCGGACACGCGACGGGCCCGGCGGCACGATTCGCCGGGATGCGCACCTTCCTGATCCTCGGCCTCTGTGGCGGCGTCGCCGGTGTGCTCGCCGCCGCCGATCTGTCCGGCCTGGGCGCGGTGCTCCTGGTTGGCGGGGTCGGCCTGGTGGTTGCGGCCTACGTGCTCGCCATGCGGAACCCGAAGGCCGATGCCGACGGCACGACGGAAGCCGCGGCGCTGGTGATCCTCGCGCTCGGACTCCTCGCGGGAATCGGGCAACTCGCGCTCGCGTCCGGTGCCGGGGCGCTGGTCGTGCTGGTGCTCGGGGAAAAGCGACGGCTCCACGGGATGGTCGCCAAGGTTGGTGAGGCCGAGCTCCAGGCAGCGGCACGATTCGCGGTGATGGCGCTGGTCATCCTCCCGATCCTGCCAACGGCGCCGCTGCCGTTTGGCGGCGACATCTCGGCGCGTGGCCTCTGGACCCTGGTGCTCCTCTTTTCGGGGATCAACTTCGCCGGCTACCTGGCGCGGCGCGCGGTCGGTCCGGAGCGCGGCTACGGGCTTGCCGGGTTGCTCGGTGGGTTCATCTCGTCGACCCTGGTCACCATGCAGTTCGCCCGGCGCAGTCGCGACGAGGAGGCACATGCCGGCGCATTGGCGCTCGGCGTGATCGCCGCCTGCACCGTGCTGCCGGTCCGACTCCTGGCCATCCTTGGCGTCCTCGCCCCCGCGGTCGGAGAAGCGGCGCTCCCCTATCTGATTCCGCCGGCGGTGGTCGGCGCGGTCGTCGTCGCGGTGGCATTCCGGCGCACGAAGGGCGGGGGCGAGGCGGCCGAGGACGACGCCTCGCCGCTGCATGTGGTCGCCTCGGTGCGGATGGCGGTGCTCTTCTGGTTTGCCCTGATCGGCATCGAGTATCTCGAACGGCAGTGGGGGAGTACCGGCGTGTATACGTCGGCCGTGCTCCTTGGCCTCACCGACATGGACGCGCTGACGGTGGCCATGGCCCGGTTGGGGGGTGCGCCGACGATGGCGGAAGTGGCCGCCACGGGTGTCGCGATCGGCGTCCTCTCCAACACGGCCTTCAAGCTGGGGCTGGGCGTGGTGCTGGGCAGTCCGGCCTTCCGGACCCGACTGGTGTTGGGGCTGCTGGTGTTGGGGGCGGTGATGGGGGTGGGGGTGGGTGGTGTAGTGGGAGATTCGATGATCGATGATCGATGA
- the rseP gene encoding RIP metalloprotease RseP, with amino-acid sequence MSSFLFTVAVLFVVLGVLIFVHEFGHYWAAKRFGVWVHRFSIGMGKPVKALTFQRGETEWAISWLPLGGYVKMASSEEEPASSVLEGGHSADVPADRVFEAKPIWQRMVIILAGVTLNALFAWVVFTGLAWKNGRQFDPTTTIGRINTALLPPEAAELSTIPAGTRITAIDGEPVHSWDDIRERVATGNSNEIGFSFEGHAPIVIKLHRDALAERGMTAIALEPQHPAVLGMLTPSYPGAKAGLQAGDSVVAINGEPITQWVDAVGLIKQSGGVEARFDVMRDGTPIAVTVTPKLEREVAADTSSPMIGRIGAMPRQPLQMESLGFVGAVRVGTELTVSSAGAIFRTFRGLATRKVATTEIGGPIMIGQMAAQQARAGIEPLLAFMALISMNLAVVNLLPIPVLDGGAFLILVAEGIMRRPLPTKVREMISLAGLGMILLIMFVAFKNDIMRLLGQ; translated from the coding sequence GTGAGCAGCTTCCTCTTCACCGTGGCGGTCCTGTTCGTCGTCCTCGGCGTGCTGATCTTCGTGCACGAGTTCGGTCACTACTGGGCGGCCAAGCGCTTCGGCGTGTGGGTGCACCGATTCTCGATCGGAATGGGCAAGCCGGTCAAGGCGCTCACCTTCCAGCGCGGCGAGACCGAGTGGGCCATTTCGTGGCTGCCGCTCGGTGGCTACGTGAAGATGGCGTCGTCCGAGGAAGAGCCGGCGTCGTCGGTGCTCGAGGGCGGACACTCGGCCGACGTGCCAGCCGATCGCGTCTTCGAGGCGAAGCCGATCTGGCAACGGATGGTGATCATCCTGGCGGGCGTGACGCTCAACGCGCTCTTTGCGTGGGTGGTGTTCACCGGGCTCGCGTGGAAGAATGGGCGGCAGTTCGATCCCACCACCACCATCGGGCGCATCAACACGGCCCTGCTCCCGCCGGAGGCCGCCGAGCTCTCGACGATTCCGGCCGGCACGCGGATCACCGCGATCGACGGCGAGCCGGTGCATTCGTGGGACGACATCCGGGAACGGGTCGCGACCGGCAACAGCAACGAGATCGGCTTCTCCTTCGAGGGACATGCGCCGATCGTCATCAAGCTGCATCGCGACGCGCTGGCCGAACGCGGCATGACGGCCATCGCCCTGGAGCCCCAGCATCCGGCCGTGCTCGGCATGCTGACGCCCAGCTATCCCGGCGCGAAGGCGGGGCTGCAGGCCGGTGACTCGGTCGTGGCGATCAACGGCGAGCCGATCACCCAGTGGGTCGATGCCGTCGGGCTGATCAAGCAGTCCGGCGGCGTCGAGGCGCGCTTCGACGTGATGCGCGACGGCACGCCGATCGCCGTGACGGTGACGCCGAAGTTGGAGCGTGAGGTCGCCGCCGACACCTCCTCGCCGATGATCGGTCGAATCGGGGCGATGCCGCGGCAGCCGCTGCAGATGGAGTCGCTGGGCTTCGTTGGCGCCGTCCGCGTCGGGACGGAGCTGACGGTTTCCTCCGCAGGCGCGATCTTCCGCACCTTCCGTGGGCTGGCCACGCGCAAGGTCGCCACGACCGAGATCGGCGGACCGATCATGATCGGGCAGATGGCGGCGCAGCAGGCGCGCGCCGGGATCGAGCCGCTGCTGGCCTTCATGGCGCTGATCTCGATGAACCTCGCTGTCGTGAACCTGCTGCCGATCCCGGTGCTCGACGGCGGGGCGTTCCTGATCCTGGTCGCCGAGGGGATCATGCGTCGCCCGCTGCCGACGAAGGTGCGCGAAATGATTTCGCTGGCCGGCCTCGGCATGATCCTGCTGATCATGTTCGTGGCATTCAAGAACGACATCATGCGGTTGCTCGGCCAGTAG
- the rpsO gene encoding 30S ribosomal protein S15 — protein MIEKQPVIEQHRQHESDTGSAKVQVALLTARINGLTDHFRTHKKDHHGRRGLLKMVGTRRRLLNYMKSRDLSSYRSLIAELGLRN, from the coding sequence ATGATTGAAAAGCAGCCCGTCATCGAGCAGCACCGTCAGCATGAGAGCGACACCGGATCCGCAAAGGTCCAGGTGGCCCTGCTCACGGCGCGCATCAACGGCCTCACCGACCATTTCCGCACCCACAAGAAAGACCATCATGGTCGTCGTGGGCTGTTGAAGATGGTCGGGACACGGCGTCGACTCCTCAACTACATGAAGAGCCGCGACCTGTCGTCCTACCGTTCCCTGATCGCTGAACTCGGACTCCGGAACTGA
- a CDS encoding argininosuccinate synthase encodes MPRTIALAYSGGLDTSIIVPWLREQYPGARVICVAADIGQGDELAGVREKAIASGADECQILDLREEFVRDFAFPTLRAGAIYNRTYLLGTSIARPLIARAQVEVARQVGADALAHGCTGKGNDQVRFELTYMAFAPELEVIAPWRVWNIRSREDALRYAADHHVPVVATKEKIFSRDRNLWHVSHEGGNLEDPASAPVEEMFLMTTDPRLAPDTPEDVVIEFEAGTPVAVNGERMGPVALLERLNTIGGRHGVGRADIVEDRLVGMKSRGVYETPGGTILYAAHSELEQLVLDRRTLDAKDVIAPRYAALVYEGRWWTTERDAYDAFIGVTQARVTGDVTMRLYKGACRVIGRRSPHSLYDEATVTFGEDNVYQQSDAAGFIRLFGLPQRVAALKGRTAGG; translated from the coding sequence ATGCCGCGCACCATCGCCCTCGCCTATTCCGGCGGCCTCGATACCTCGATCATCGTCCCCTGGCTCCGCGAGCAGTACCCCGGGGCGCGGGTGATCTGCGTCGCGGCCGATATCGGCCAGGGCGACGAGTTGGCCGGTGTCCGCGAAAAGGCGATCGCCTCCGGCGCCGACGAGTGCCAGATCCTCGACCTCCGTGAGGAATTCGTCCGGGATTTCGCCTTCCCCACCCTCCGCGCCGGGGCGATCTACAACCGGACCTACCTGCTCGGCACCTCCATCGCCCGGCCGCTCATCGCCAGGGCGCAGGTCGAGGTGGCTCGGCAGGTGGGGGCCGACGCCCTCGCGCACGGCTGCACCGGGAAGGGAAACGACCAGGTGCGCTTCGAGCTCACCTACATGGCGTTCGCCCCGGAGCTCGAGGTGATCGCCCCCTGGCGGGTCTGGAACATCCGGTCGCGTGAAGACGCCCTCCGCTATGCCGCCGACCACCACGTCCCGGTCGTCGCGACCAAGGAAAAGATCTTCTCGCGCGATCGGAACCTCTGGCATGTCTCCCACGAAGGAGGCAACCTCGAGGACCCCGCCTCGGCGCCGGTCGAGGAGATGTTCCTGATGACGACCGATCCGCGCCTGGCCCCGGACACACCTGAAGACGTGGTGATCGAGTTCGAGGCCGGGACGCCGGTCGCGGTGAATGGTGAGCGGATGGGTCCGGTCGCGTTGCTCGAGCGACTGAACACGATTGGCGGTCGGCATGGTGTGGGGCGCGCCGACATCGTCGAGGATCGTCTCGTGGGAATGAAGTCGCGCGGCGTGTACGAGACACCGGGCGGCACCATCCTGTACGCCGCCCATTCGGAACTCGAGCAGTTGGTGCTCGATCGCCGCACGCTCGACGCCAAGGATGTGATCGCACCACGTTACGCCGCGCTGGTGTATGAGGGTCGTTGGTGGACGACAGAACGCGATGCGTACGATGCCTTCATCGGCGTCACACAGGCCCGCGTCACAGGCGATGTCACGATGCGACTCTACAAGGGCGCCTGCCGCGTGATCGGGCGACGCTCGCCGCATTCGCTCTACGACGAGGCAACCGTGACCTTCGGTGAGGACAACGTCTACCAGCAGTCGGATGCCGCCGGCTTCATTCGGCTGTTCGGACTGCCGCAGCGCGTCGCTGCATTGAAGGGGCGCACCGCCGGAGGGTGA
- the ald gene encoding alanine dehydrogenase — protein sequence MLIGVPKEIKTNENRVGLVPSGVEALVREGHAVQVETGAGIGSGFSDENYVAAGATIAPSADATWANADMVIKVKEPIAVEWPRMRPGLVMYTYFHFAADEPLTRAVMKSGAIAVAYETVQLPGGQLPLLTPMSEVAGRLAVQEGAKYNEKLFGGRGVLLGGVPGVKPAKVVIIGGGVVGINSAKMAAGLGADVTILDTSLDRLRYLDDVLPANVDTVFSNRHNILDAVKDADLIIGAVLIPGKKAPHLITKEDLKGIPDGCVIVDVAVDQGGCVETIKPTTHENPTYFVEGVLHYAVANMPGAVPRTSTLALTNATLPYAIKLANLGWKDACRQDGALKLGLNVVDGKIVYAGVAEAFGLDCTDVDSVL from the coding sequence ATGCTGATCGGCGTACCGAAGGAAATCAAGACGAACGAAAATCGCGTCGGGCTCGTCCCGTCGGGTGTCGAGGCCCTGGTGCGCGAGGGGCATGCGGTGCAGGTCGAGACCGGGGCCGGCATCGGCAGCGGCTTCAGCGACGAGAACTATGTGGCGGCGGGCGCGACGATTGCGCCGAGTGCCGACGCGACGTGGGCCAACGCGGACATGGTCATCAAGGTGAAGGAGCCGATCGCGGTCGAGTGGCCGCGGATGCGTCCGGGCCTGGTGATGTACACCTACTTCCACTTCGCCGCCGACGAACCGCTGACGCGCGCGGTCATGAAGTCCGGTGCCATCGCGGTCGCCTACGAGACGGTGCAGCTCCCGGGCGGCCAGCTGCCGCTGCTGACGCCGATGTCGGAAGTGGCCGGTCGCCTCGCGGTGCAGGAAGGGGCCAAGTACAACGAGAAGCTCTTCGGCGGCCGCGGCGTGCTGCTCGGCGGCGTGCCCGGCGTGAAGCCGGCCAAGGTCGTGATCATCGGCGGCGGCGTGGTCGGCATCAACTCGGCCAAGATGGCCGCCGGCCTCGGCGCCGACGTCACCATCCTCGACACCTCGCTCGACCGGCTCCGCTACCTCGACGACGTGCTGCCGGCGAACGTCGACACCGTCTTCTCGAACCGTCACAACATTCTCGACGCGGTCAAGGACGCCGACCTGATCATCGGCGCCGTCCTGATCCCGGGGAAGAAGGCGCCGCACCTGATCACCAAGGAAGACCTCAAGGGAATTCCCGACGGCTGCGTGATCGTCGATGTCGCCGTGGACCAGGGTGGCTGCGTCGAGACGATCAAGCCGACCACGCACGAGAATCCGACGTACTTCGTCGAGGGCGTCTTGCACTACGCCGTCGCCAACATGCCGGGCGCGGTGCCGCGCACGTCGACGCTGGCGCTGACCAACGCGACGCTGCCGTATGCCATCAAGCTCGCCAATCTCGGCTGGAAGGACGCCTGCCGCCAGGATGGCGCGCTCAAGCTCGGGCTGAACGTGGTGGACGGGAAGATCGTCTACGCCGGTGTCGCCGAAGCCTTCGGCCTCGACTGCACCGATGTTGACAGCGTCCTCTAG
- the dut gene encoding dUTP diphosphatase has product MLTASSSPDGPIELLVVRLPHGEGLPLPGRATAGAAGMDILSAVDVTIAPGARGLVPTGLSVAVPDGYELQLRPRSGLALKHGITLPNTPATIDSDYRGELQVILINLGDAPFVIARGDRIAQALVQRVEHVVFREVGELPPSGRGAGGFGSTGR; this is encoded by the coding sequence ATGTTGACAGCGTCCTCTAGCCCAGACGGTCCCATCGAACTCCTCGTCGTGCGATTGCCGCACGGCGAGGGGTTGCCGCTTCCGGGCCGGGCCACCGCGGGGGCGGCGGGGATGGACATCCTGTCGGCCGTGGATGTGACGATCGCGCCTGGCGCGCGCGGGCTGGTGCCCACCGGGTTGTCGGTCGCGGTGCCGGATGGCTACGAGTTGCAGCTGCGGCCGCGGTCGGGGCTCGCGCTCAAGCACGGGATCACCCTGCCCAACACCCCGGCGACGATCGACTCCGACTATCGTGGCGAGCTCCAGGTGATCCTGATCAACCTGGGTGATGCCCCGTTCGTGATCGCGCGGGGCGACCGGATCGCCCAGGCGCTGGTCCAGCGCGTGGAGCATGTGGTCTTTCGTGAGGTGGGGGAACTGCCACCGAGCGGACGCGGGGCAGGGGGGTTCGGGAGCACGGGGCGGTGA